In Camelina sativa cultivar DH55 chromosome 16, Cs, whole genome shotgun sequence, a single window of DNA contains:
- the LOC104750003 gene encoding uncharacterized protein LOC104750003, which translates to MGFSDAGIYLSDQNNLCETELGFLREPSLGFSDLSVHTTSPQHEFHTISPIYQELQDQDQDLETKSKEASNCSRKGVNFKNEEEEEDYCKTPTRLDQILPSNPNICPPAPRKPKRAPSRSLKVRNSYKSKRMIILNVSREIECLFNPASLCNKIKKARHI; encoded by the coding sequence ATGGGTTTCTCGGACGCCGGAATTTATCTCTCCGATCAAAATAATCTCTGCGAGACGGAGCTAGGGTTCCTTCGTGAACCCTCATTAGGTTTTTCAGACCTGAGCGTTCACACAACATCACCACAACACGAGTTCCACACTATTTCTCCTATATATCAAGAATtacaagatcaagatcaagatcttGAAACTAAATCGAAAGAAGCAAGTAATTGCTCACGCAAAGGAGTAAACTtcaagaacgaagaagaagaagaagattattgtAAGACTCCGACTCGTCTCGACCAGATTTTACCGTCGAATCCAAACATTTGTCCACCGGCGCCGAGGAAACCTAAAAGAGCACCGTCGAGAAGCCTTAAGGTCAGGAATTCTTATAAAAGCAAGAGAATGATCATTCTAAATGTTTCTAGAGAGATTGAATGTCTCTTCAATCCAGCTTCTCTAtgtaataaaattaagaaagcAAGACATATCTGA
- the LOC104753438 gene encoding cytochrome P450 710A3-like, whose protein sequence is MLSSDSIFASLAPYLLSVFLLYLLLEQLSYLVKKGNLPGPLFVTPIIGNVVALLRDPTSFWYKQSVMADTPVGLSANYLIGKFIIYIKDAELSNKIFSNIRPNAFHLVGHPFGKKLFGDYSLIYMFGEDHKSVRRHLAPNFTPKALSIYSTLQQLVILRHLRQWEESFSGKSRPVSLRELIRELNLETSQTVFVGPYLDKEARNRFRTDYNLFNLGTMALPINLPGFTFGEARQAVIRLADTLAVCAGKSKLKMAAGEEPTCLIDFWMHSINQQIPPPPHSEDKEISCLLVDFLFAAQDASTSSLLWAVVLLESEPEVVRKVREEVARIWSPESNALITPDQLAEMKYTRSVAREVLRYRPPASMVPHVALGDFPLTESYTIPKGTIVFPSVFDAAFQGFTEPDRFDPDRFSETRKEDHVFKRNFLIFGLGSHQCVGQRYALTHLVLFIAMFTSMFDFERVRSDGCDDIVYCPTMSPKDGCTVYLSSQTGATP, encoded by the coding sequence atgcTTTCCTCAGATTCTATATTTGCCTCTCTTGCACCGTACTTACTCTCAGTATTTCTTCTATACCTTCTCCTCGAGCAACTCTCTTACCTTGTCAAGAAAGGTAACCTCCCTGGCCCTCTCTTCGTCACTCCCATCATTGGAAACGTCGTTGCACTCCTCCGTGACCCTACTTCCTTCTGGTACAAGCAATCTGTGATGGCGGACACTCCTGTTGGCCTCTCCGCCAACTACCTCATTGGAAAATTCATCATCTACATCAAAGACGCAGAGCTTTCCAATAAAATCTTCTCCAACATTCGTCCCAATGCGTTCCACCTTGTTGGACATCCGTTTGGCAAGAAGCTTTTTGGTGATTATAGCCTTATCTACATGTTCGGTGAGGATCACAAATCTGTTCGCCGTCATCTAGCTCCTAACTTCACCCCCAAGGCACTCTCCATCTACTCTACCCTCCAACAATTAGTTATCCTCCGTCATCTACGGCAGTGGGAGGAAAGTTTTTCCGGCAAGTCTCGGCCAGTGTCATTGCGAGAACTCATACGCGAACTAAACCTCGAGACTTCTCAAACCGTTTTCGTTGGACCATACCTTGACAAGGAAGCTAGGAACAGGTTCCGTACTGATTACAATTTGTTCAATCTCGGAACAATGGCATTGCCAATCAACCTCCCTGGCTTCACGTTCGGTGAGGCTCGCCAGGCAGTAATTAGGCTAGCGGATACACTTGCTGTTTGCGCGggaaaatcaaaactaaagatGGCGGCAGGGGAGGAGCCAACATGCCTAATTGATTTCTGGATGCATTCAATCAACCAGCAGATTCCGCCGCCTCCACACTCGGAAGACAAAGAGATAAGTTGTTTGCTCGTCGATTTTTTATTTGCCGCGCAAGACGCGTCCACATCGTCACTCCTTTGGGCAGTGGTGCTTCTGGAGTCGGAGCCAGAAGTGGTAAGAAAAGTTAGGGAGGAAGTTGCAAGGATTTGGTCGCCTGAGTCCAACGCGTTGATAACACCGGATCAGCTCGCCGAGATGAAGTACACGCGGTCTGTGGCTCGTGAGGTCCTTAGATACCGACCACCAGCAAGTATGGTTCCACACGTTGCTCTTGGTGACTTCCCTCTCACGGAATCGTACACAATCCCTAAAGGTACAATTGTTTTTCCTTCCGTGTTCGACGCCGCGTTTCAAGGGTTTACTGAACCAGACCGGTTTGATCCTGACCGGTTTAGCGAGACAAGGAAAGAGGATCATGTGTTCAAACGGAATTTCCTAATTTTTGGATTGGGCTCGCACCAGTGCGTTGGCCAGCGGTATGCGCTGACTCACCTCGTGctcttcattgccatgttcACGTCGATGTTTGATTTTGAGAGGGTCCGTTCGGATGGCTGCGATGATATTGTGTATTGCCCCACGATGTCCCCCAAGGACGGGTGCACGGTGTACTTGTCTAGCCAGACCGGTGCCACTCCTTGA
- the LOC104750004 gene encoding cytochrome P450 710A4-like, whose protein sequence is MISSVPLFASLAPYIVSVLLLYLLLEQLSYLVKKRNLPGPLFVTPIIGNVTALLPDPTSFWNKQSEMANTSVGLSDNYLIGKFIIYIKDAELSNQIFSNIRPDAFQLIGHPFGKKIFGEHSLIFMFSDDHKSVRRLVAPNFTRKPLSVYSSLEQKVILRHLRKWEVNFSRESRLVSMRQLIRELNLETSQTIFVGPYLDEEVKHTICTDYNLFNQGTMALPIDLPGFTFGEARRAISRLTKTLAICVGKSKLKMAAGENPTCLIDFWTHSIIAENAPPPHSKDEEISCTLVDFLFAAQDTSTSSLLWAVVLLESEPEVLRRVREEVARLWSPASNALITDDHLAEMKYTRSVACEVLRYRPPASMVPHVALSDFPLTKSYTFPKGTIVFPSVFDASFQGFSEPDRFDPERYSETRQEDQVFKSNFLIFGSGSHQCVGQRYALNHLVLFIAMFTSVFDFKRVRSDGCDDIVHCPTMSPKDGCMVFLSSRAGASP, encoded by the coding sequence ATGATTTCCTCAGTTCCCCTATTTGCTTCTCTTGCACCGTACATAGTCTCAGTATTGCTTCTATACCTTCTACTCGAGCAACTCTCTTACCTTGTCAAGAAACGTAACCTCCCTGGCCCTCTCTTCGTCACTCCGATCATTGGAAACGTCACTGCACTCCTCCCTGACCCGACTTCCTTCTGGAACAAGCAATCCGAAATGGCAAACACTTCTGTTGGCCTCTCCGACAACTACCTCATTGGAAAGTTCATCATCTACATTAAAGACGCAGAGCTTTCCAATCAAATCTTCTCCAACATTCGTCCGGACGCGTTCCAACTTATTGGTCATCCATTCGGCAAGAAGATCTTCGGTGAACACAGCCTTATCTTTATGTTTAGTGACGATCATAAATCCGTTCGTCGTCTGGTCGCTCCTAACTTCACCCGTAAGCCACTATCAGTCTACTCTTCCCTCGAGCAAAAAGTTATCCTCCGTCATTTGCGTAAATGGGAGGTAAATTTTTCCCGTGAATCTCGGCTGGTTTCTATGCGACAACTCATCCGTGAACTTAATTTAGAGACTTCCCAAACGATTTTTGTCGGACCATACCTAGACGAGGAAGTCAAGCATACGATTTGTACTGATTACAATCTGTTCAATCAAGGAACAATGGCGCTCCCGATCGACCTCCCTGGCTTCACGTTCGGCGAGGCTCGTCGGGCGATATCGAGGCTAACGAAAACGCTTGCTATTTGCGtgggaaaatcaaaattaaagatGGCCGCAGGAGAGAATCCAACATGTCTAATAGATTTCTGGACGCATTCGATTATTGCGGAGAATGCGCCACCGCCTCACTCTAAAGATGAAGAGATCAGTTGTACGCTCGTTGATTTTTTGTTTGCCGCACAGGACACCTCCACATCATCACTTCTCTGGGCAGTGGTGCTTCTTGAGTCGGAGCCAGAAGTGCTAAGAAGAGTCAGGGAGGAAGTCGCAAGGCTTTGGTCGCCTGCCTCCAACGCGTTGATCACAGACGATCATCTCGCGGAGATGAAATACACGCGGTCTGTGGCGTGTGAGGTCCTAAGATACCGACCACCAGCAAGTATGGTTCCACACGTTGCTCTTAGTGACTTCCCTCTTACGAAATCGTACACATTCCCTAAAGGTACAATTGTTTTTCCTTCTGTTTTTGACGCCTCGTTTCAAGGTTTTTCTGAACCAGACCGGTTCGACCCTGAACGGTATAGCGAGACAAGACAAGAGGATCAAGTGTTCAAAAGCAATTTCCTAATTTTTGGATCGGGTTCACACCAGTGTGTGGGCCAGCGTTACGCGCTGAACCACCTCGTGctcttcattgccatgttcACGTCAGTGTTTGATTTCAAGAGGGTCCGGTCAGATGGCTGTGATGATATTGTGCATTGCCCAACGATGTCACCCAAGGACGGTTGCATGGTGTTCTTGTCTAGCCGCGCCGGTGCCTCTCCTTGA